Proteins from a genomic interval of Microbacterium phyllosphaerae:
- a CDS encoding adenylyltransferase/cytidyltransferase family protein has translation MGTRIGYAVGAFDLFHVGHLNLLRHAKQHCDVLVAGVVSDEMLRQVKGIEPVIPTAERAEIVRHISFVDDVYVETTPSKMDSWRDVQFTHFFKGDDWRGTEKGLRLEREFAEVGVEVVYFPYTAHTSSSSLRRALDAITAGATAVGAPALASR, from the coding sequence ATGGGGACGCGTATCGGCTATGCCGTGGGTGCTTTCGACCTGTTTCATGTCGGGCATCTGAACCTTCTTCGTCACGCCAAGCAGCACTGCGACGTCCTCGTCGCGGGTGTCGTCAGCGATGAGATGCTGCGGCAGGTGAAGGGCATCGAGCCCGTCATCCCGACCGCGGAGCGGGCGGAGATCGTCCGCCACATCTCGTTCGTCGACGACGTGTACGTCGAGACGACTCCGTCGAAGATGGATTCGTGGCGAGACGTGCAGTTCACGCACTTCTTCAAGGGCGATGACTGGCGTGGCACCGAGAAGGGCCTGCGCCTGGAGCGCGAGTTCGCCGAGGTCGGCGTCGAGGTGGTCTACTTCCCGTACACCGCGCACACCTCCAGCTCGTCGCTGCGACGTGCGCTCGATGCGATCACTGCCGGCGCCACCGCCGTGGGCGCCCCGGCGCTCGCCTCGCGCTGA
- a CDS encoding glycosyltransferase, which translates to MGTPVTVIVPTFNERDNVAELVARTAAALAAYDAEILFVDDSTDDTALEVARVAADAPLPVRVIHRDDNTGGLGGAVVVGLEAAAAQICIVMDGDLQHPPELLPALLRRHEEGDADVVAASRYIGGGDTSGLGTAVRFGVSRAATWLTRAMFPIRLARSTDPMTGFFLVDRSRLDLATLKPQGFKILLEILARTDLRIAEVPMEFGERRHGTSKASFRQGTTFIAHLARLRFGKMSLFAMIGVIGAVANLGIMWLLTVAGVPYIWAAIIGAEITIIGNFILQERFVFADMRTDARGLGGRFAASFTFNNVEAALRIPVMALMVETWHISSVLATGLSLIVAFFARFLFHSLVVYAPKRHSKTDGQVSEPKPDTAALRVIRAIDAEAMKPGEL; encoded by the coding sequence GTGGGGACACCGGTCACCGTCATCGTGCCGACCTTCAACGAGCGCGACAACGTCGCAGAGCTCGTCGCTCGCACCGCGGCCGCGCTCGCCGCCTACGACGCCGAGATCCTCTTCGTCGACGACAGCACCGACGACACGGCCCTCGAGGTCGCGCGGGTCGCGGCGGATGCCCCGTTGCCGGTCAGGGTGATCCATCGCGACGACAACACCGGAGGACTCGGGGGAGCGGTCGTCGTCGGGCTCGAGGCCGCGGCGGCGCAGATCTGCATCGTCATGGACGGCGACCTGCAGCATCCGCCCGAACTCCTCCCCGCCCTGCTGCGCCGCCACGAGGAGGGCGATGCCGACGTCGTCGCAGCCTCGCGCTACATCGGCGGCGGCGACACCAGCGGTCTCGGCACGGCTGTGCGCTTCGGGGTCTCCCGGGCGGCGACGTGGCTGACGCGCGCGATGTTCCCGATCCGGCTCGCGCGCAGCACCGATCCGATGACCGGGTTCTTCCTGGTCGACCGGAGCCGCCTCGATCTCGCGACCCTCAAGCCGCAGGGCTTCAAGATCCTGCTCGAGATCCTCGCCCGCACCGATCTGCGCATCGCCGAGGTGCCCATGGAGTTCGGTGAGCGGCGGCATGGCACCTCCAAGGCCAGCTTCCGTCAGGGGACCACGTTCATCGCGCACCTGGCCAGACTGCGTTTCGGCAAGATGTCGCTCTTCGCGATGATCGGCGTGATCGGAGCGGTGGCCAACCTCGGCATCATGTGGCTGCTCACGGTGGCGGGCGTGCCCTACATCTGGGCGGCGATCATCGGCGCCGAGATCACGATCATCGGCAACTTCATCTTGCAGGAGCGGTTCGTCTTCGCCGACATGCGCACGGACGCGCGTGGTCTGGGCGGTCGATTCGCCGCATCCTTCACGTTCAACAACGTCGAGGCCGCGCTGCGCATCCCGGTGATGGCGCTGATGGTCGAGACATGGCACATCTCGAGCGTGCTCGCCACAGGGCTGTCGCTCATCGTGGCGTTCTTCGCGCGCTTCCTCTTCCACTCGCTCGTCGTGTACGCGCCGAAGCGGCACTCCAAGACGGACGGCCAGGTGAGCGAGCCGAAGCCCGACACGGCCGCCCTGCGCGTCATCCGCGCGATCGACGCCGAGGCGATGAAACCGGGCGAGCTCTGA
- a CDS encoding glutaredoxin family protein — translation MTSPAESAITLFGADWCRDCIRTKKQLDELGVEYTYVDLVADPSAADVAKEISGRTNIPVVLYPDSSHHVEPSNADVESKLRELSLI, via the coding sequence ATGACCTCTCCTGCAGAATCCGCGATCACGCTGTTCGGCGCCGACTGGTGCCGCGACTGCATCCGCACCAAGAAGCAGCTCGACGAACTCGGTGTCGAGTACACCTACGTCGACCTCGTCGCCGACCCCTCGGCCGCCGATGTCGCGAAGGAGATCTCGGGACGCACGAACATCCCCGTCGTGCTCTACCCCGACTCCTCGCACCACGTCGAGCCGTCGAACGCCGACGTCGAGTCGAAGCTGCGCGAGCTCTCCCTCATCTGA
- a CDS encoding lipopolysaccharide biosynthesis protein has translation MKRKALGAVIAQAAQAGIGLLLQILVARLLGIEEYGRFAVLYGVVIVATAVVTGLVGDSLVVLERSQRSIRAGLEAMLLATSVVLAIGSFLIAWLTGFSDVWESALFALALAAFAVEEIVRRLLIAHMSFVRTAITDLSGFLVALAVILTVHSTGTLSLAAFLGGIAAGQIVATIIGWFLVPRDDRHLVGLRGADIAAVWRYGMWRGLQQVLRPSLFTVVRLLVLAGAGLTAVGLLEAARTYTSPLILVIGGLSSFLFVRFADQHKAGKAGSVREADRVVVFLVIGTLLMSVIAVVLIPWVSPLLFDVQVDPLAVIAWLAYGMSVAIVTPYGALGAVGGRQIAVFLIRLSDTILAVLAAVVMLILGAHPSTLPFALAAASMLGGIGLRWLVSTGGRPEGTAR, from the coding sequence ATGAAACGCAAGGCTCTGGGGGCCGTGATCGCGCAGGCGGCGCAGGCGGGCATCGGTCTGCTTCTGCAGATCCTCGTCGCGCGCCTGCTCGGCATCGAGGAGTACGGCCGTTTCGCGGTCCTGTACGGCGTCGTGATCGTCGCGACAGCGGTGGTCACCGGCCTCGTCGGCGACTCGCTCGTCGTCCTCGAGCGGTCGCAGCGCTCGATCAGGGCCGGCCTCGAGGCCATGCTGCTCGCGACCTCCGTGGTGCTCGCGATCGGATCCTTCCTGATCGCCTGGCTCACCGGGTTCTCGGATGTCTGGGAGTCGGCGCTGTTCGCTCTCGCGCTCGCCGCGTTCGCGGTCGAGGAGATCGTCCGTCGCCTGCTGATCGCGCACATGTCGTTCGTGCGCACGGCGATCACCGACCTCTCCGGATTCCTCGTCGCTCTCGCGGTCATCCTCACCGTCCACTCCACGGGCACGCTGTCGCTCGCCGCCTTCCTCGGGGGAATCGCCGCGGGGCAGATCGTCGCGACGATCATCGGCTGGTTCCTCGTGCCGCGAGACGACAGGCACCTCGTCGGGCTCCGCGGCGCCGACATCGCCGCGGTCTGGCGATACGGCATGTGGCGAGGGCTTCAGCAGGTGCTGCGCCCCAGCCTGTTCACCGTGGTGCGTCTGCTCGTGCTGGCCGGGGCCGGTCTCACCGCCGTCGGTCTGCTCGAGGCCGCCCGCACCTACACCTCCCCGCTGATCCTCGTGATCGGCGGGCTGTCGTCGTTCCTCTTCGTGCGCTTCGCCGACCAGCACAAGGCCGGCAAGGCCGGATCCGTCCGCGAAGCCGACCGGGTCGTCGTGTTCCTCGTGATCGGCACGCTGCTCATGAGCGTGATCGCCGTGGTGCTGATCCCCTGGGTCAGTCCGCTGCTCTTCGACGTCCAGGTCGATCCTCTGGCGGTCATCGCCTGGCTCGCCTACGGGATGTCCGTGGCGATCGTCACTCCCTACGGCGCCCTGGGCGCGGTCGGGGGGCGCCAGATCGCGGTGTTCCTGATCAGGCTCTCCGACACGATCCTCGCGGTCCTCGCGGCGGTCGTCATGCTCATCCTGGGGGCGCACCCGTCGACCCTGCCCTTCGCGCTCGCCGCGGCCTCGATGCTGGGCGGCATCGGCCTCCGATGGCTGGTCTCGACGGGCGGTCGGCCGGAGGGCACCGCGCGGTAA
- a CDS encoding sugar nucleotide-binding protein, translated as MTAFGKALTVTRTPIPGLLLVDLPVHGDSRGWFKENWQREKMVAAGLPDFGPVQNNISFNDAIGTTRGIHAEPWDKWVSVATGRIFGAWVDLREGETFGAVFTAEIDPSRAILVPRGVGNSYQTLEADTAYAYLVNDHWSPDAEYSFLNLADETAAIDWPIPLAEVEISAKDLAHPRLADVTPIGPRRTLVIGASGQLGLALRDALGDAPHIEYTTRDTFDLGSADLANARRWRDYGTIINAAAYTAVDVAETAEGRTAAWAANVTGVAALARIATENGITLVHVSSDYVFDGSKHGAYAEDDAVSPLGVYGQTKAAGDAIVATVPRHFIVRTSWVIGEGHNFVRTMASLAERGIAPRVVADQIGRLTFTDDLASAIAHLISTDAAPGIYNVTGSGEPRSWADIARTVYRVTGHDPASVSDVTTAEYFAGVEGPVAPRPLNSVLDLSRIEATGWTPRDADAALEAYLVDRVG; from the coding sequence ATGACGGCGTTCGGCAAGGCGCTCACGGTCACGCGCACCCCGATCCCGGGACTGCTCCTGGTCGACCTGCCCGTGCACGGCGACTCCCGCGGCTGGTTCAAGGAGAACTGGCAGCGCGAGAAGATGGTCGCCGCAGGTCTGCCCGACTTCGGCCCGGTGCAGAACAACATCTCGTTCAACGACGCGATCGGCACCACCCGCGGCATCCACGCCGAACCCTGGGACAAGTGGGTCTCGGTGGCGACCGGCCGCATCTTCGGCGCGTGGGTCGACCTGCGCGAGGGCGAGACCTTCGGCGCGGTCTTCACCGCCGAGATCGACCCGTCGCGCGCGATCCTCGTGCCCCGGGGGGTCGGCAACTCCTATCAGACGCTCGAGGCGGACACGGCGTACGCCTACCTCGTGAACGACCACTGGTCACCCGACGCCGAGTACTCCTTCCTCAACCTCGCCGACGAGACGGCCGCGATCGACTGGCCCATCCCGCTCGCCGAGGTCGAGATCTCGGCCAAGGATCTCGCACACCCCCGTCTCGCCGACGTGACGCCGATCGGTCCCCGCCGGACTCTGGTGATCGGGGCCTCCGGTCAGCTCGGGCTCGCACTGCGCGATGCTCTCGGCGATGCCCCTCACATCGAGTACACGACCCGCGACACCTTCGATCTCGGCTCCGCGGATCTCGCGAACGCTCGCCGCTGGCGGGACTACGGCACCATCATCAACGCCGCTGCCTACACCGCTGTCGACGTCGCCGAGACGGCGGAAGGGCGCACCGCAGCCTGGGCGGCGAACGTCACCGGTGTCGCGGCGCTGGCCCGCATCGCCACCGAGAACGGCATCACCCTGGTGCATGTGTCGAGCGACTACGTCTTCGACGGCTCGAAGCACGGGGCGTATGCCGAAGACGACGCCGTGAGTCCGCTCGGCGTCTACGGCCAGACCAAGGCCGCCGGCGACGCGATCGTCGCGACCGTGCCGCGCCACTTCATCGTGCGCACCTCGTGGGTGATCGGCGAGGGTCACAACTTCGTGCGCACCATGGCGTCGCTGGCCGAGCGCGGCATCGCACCTCGCGTGGTCGCCGACCAGATCGGCCGCCTGACGTTCACCGATGACCTCGCCTCGGCGATCGCCCATCTGATCTCGACCGATGCGGCGCCCGGCATCTACAACGTCACGGGCTCGGGCGAGCCGCGGTCGTGGGCCGACATCGCCCGCACCGTCTACCGCGTCACCGGCCACGATCCCGCGTCGGTCAGCGACGTCACGACGGCCGAGTACTTCGCCGGCGTCGAGGGTCCTGTCGCGCCGCGCCCGCTCAACAGCGTGCTCGACCTCAGCCGCATCGAGGCGACGGGGTGGACGCCGCGAGATGCGGATGCCGCGCTCGAGGCGTACCTCGTCGACCGCGTCGGCTGA
- a CDS encoding SIP domain-containing protein has protein sequence MNNASEHLEDPDWEHIEGVVLIAGDSTDAGAIAAIAARMPWDAEGVILIEAAARSQFRHIDVPEGVSVRWLLRGDGARQHAKGERLANAVHSWCVEWTCSEPALQWTVWLGAHTPPHVARMARSLLGVAR, from the coding sequence ATGAACAACGCCAGCGAGCACCTCGAGGATCCGGACTGGGAGCACATCGAGGGGGTCGTGCTGATCGCCGGTGATTCGACGGACGCCGGGGCGATAGCCGCCATCGCGGCACGGATGCCGTGGGACGCCGAAGGGGTCATCCTGATCGAAGCCGCCGCGCGCAGCCAGTTCCGACACATCGACGTGCCCGAGGGTGTCTCGGTGCGCTGGCTCCTGCGTGGCGACGGAGCACGGCAGCATGCGAAGGGCGAACGACTCGCCAACGCCGTGCACTCGTGGTGCGTCGAGTGGACGTGCTCAGAACCTGCACTGCAGTGGACGGTCTGGCTCGGCGCGCACACCCCGCCCCACGTGGCGCGGATGGCGCGCAGCCTGCTCGGCGTCGCGAGATGA
- a CDS encoding MFS transporter, whose product MSTAARPERASARLSARTVALYAIGSLGTGGYATLPGLVLTYFLTDNLGVAALAAGLIVTAAKIWDVIIDPLIGAASDRQYAKTGSRRGFMVVGALTLPVLFALTFAVPPSWGPFAGGISVFLAFLATATSFSLFQVPYVALPAELTSGYDERTRLLGWRVVVLTAAILLFGAGGPELRSAGSDQVSGYLLMGIVAGLAIGVGMLVASRTADAAAHRPEAGERPAVTPPAGFREQYAAGVRTLRRSQPFRALLGTFLLQALATGTMLAAAQYVATWVLRSEDAVTLVFLALVGPALIAAPAWTALARRIGKERAFAIASILFTVAAAMLVLAAWMPGTWMYSTIGFAGVAYAGLQSLPMAMLPDVISHDERTSGRGRAGTFTGVWTAGETVGFALGATAVSLTLAATGYVSTVAGATAQQPDAAITGIVLSFSILPALLMVASLLTLRRYRLRRADIDA is encoded by the coding sequence ATGAGCACCGCGGCTCGGCCTGAACGAGCATCCGCCCGCCTGTCCGCCCGCACGGTCGCCCTGTACGCGATCGGCTCGCTGGGCACAGGTGGCTACGCGACCCTCCCCGGGCTCGTCCTCACGTACTTCCTCACCGACAACCTCGGTGTCGCCGCCCTCGCGGCCGGCCTGATCGTGACCGCGGCGAAGATCTGGGACGTCATCATCGACCCCCTGATCGGCGCCGCCTCCGACCGCCAGTACGCGAAGACGGGCTCCCGCCGAGGATTCATGGTCGTGGGTGCCCTCACGCTCCCGGTGTTGTTCGCCCTCACCTTCGCCGTGCCCCCGTCGTGGGGTCCGTTCGCCGGCGGGATCAGCGTGTTCCTCGCGTTCCTCGCCACCGCGACGTCGTTCAGCCTGTTCCAGGTTCCCTACGTCGCGCTGCCCGCCGAGCTCACCTCGGGCTACGACGAACGCACCCGACTGCTCGGATGGCGCGTCGTCGTGCTGACCGCGGCGATCCTGCTCTTCGGCGCCGGCGGCCCAGAACTGCGCAGCGCAGGGTCGGACCAGGTCTCGGGATACCTGCTGATGGGGATCGTCGCCGGTCTCGCGATCGGCGTCGGCATGCTCGTCGCCTCACGCACCGCGGATGCCGCAGCGCATCGCCCCGAAGCCGGCGAGCGCCCCGCGGTCACCCCGCCGGCCGGATTCCGCGAGCAGTACGCGGCCGGCGTGCGCACCCTGCGGCGCAGCCAGCCCTTCCGCGCGCTGCTGGGCACGTTCCTGCTGCAAGCGCTCGCCACCGGCACCATGCTCGCCGCCGCGCAGTACGTGGCCACGTGGGTGCTGCGCAGCGAGGACGCCGTCACTCTGGTGTTCCTGGCGCTCGTCGGCCCCGCACTGATCGCCGCCCCCGCGTGGACGGCCCTGGCGCGGAGGATCGGCAAGGAGCGGGCCTTCGCCATCGCGAGCATCCTGTTCACGGTCGCCGCCGCGATGCTCGTGCTCGCCGCCTGGATGCCCGGCACCTGGATGTACAGCACGATCGGGTTCGCCGGCGTCGCATACGCCGGCCTGCAGTCGCTGCCCATGGCGATGCTGCCCGATGTGATCTCGCACGACGAGCGCACCAGCGGCAGAGGCCGGGCGGGCACGTTCACGGGGGTGTGGACGGCGGGCGAGACCGTCGGGTTCGCCCTCGGCGCCACCGCGGTGTCGCTCACTCTCGCGGCGACCGGGTATGTGTCGACCGTCGCAGGAGCCACCGCGCAGCAGCCGGACGCGGCGATCACGGGGATCGTGCTGAGCTTCAGCATCCTCCCCGCCCTCCTGATGGTGGCGAGCCTGCTGACGCTTCGCCGCTACCGGCTGCGCCGCGCCGACATCGACGCGTGA
- the rfbB gene encoding dTDP-glucose 4,6-dehydratase: MTRLLVTGGAGFIGSNFVHHVVAHTDAHVTVLDKLTYAGNRASLAGLPDDRVELVEGDIADAELVDSLFAGVDAVVHYAAESHNDNSLHDPRPFLDTNIIGTYTLLEAARRHERRFHHISTDEVYGDLELDDPQRFTESTPYNPSSPYSSTKAGSDLLVRAWVRSFGVQATISNCSNNYGPYQHVEKFIPRQITNVIRGIRPKLYGAGLNVRDWIHADDHSSAVLTILEKGVIGETYLIGADGEKDNRSVVELILTQMGLPADAYDHVTDRAGHDLRYAIDSTKLRTELGWQPQYSDFESGLASTIDWYRANEDWWAPSKDATESFYAAKGQ, encoded by the coding sequence ATGACCCGCCTGCTCGTCACCGGCGGCGCCGGTTTCATCGGCTCCAACTTCGTCCACCATGTCGTCGCGCACACCGATGCGCACGTCACCGTGCTCGACAAGCTGACCTACGCCGGCAACCGCGCCTCGCTGGCAGGTCTCCCCGACGATCGCGTCGAGCTGGTCGAGGGCGACATCGCCGACGCCGAGCTCGTCGACTCGCTGTTCGCCGGCGTCGACGCCGTGGTGCATTACGCGGCGGAGTCGCACAACGACAACTCGCTGCACGACCCGCGCCCGTTCCTCGACACGAACATCATCGGCACCTACACGCTGCTCGAGGCGGCGCGCAGGCACGAGCGCCGCTTCCACCACATCTCGACGGACGAGGTCTACGGCGACCTCGAGCTCGACGATCCGCAGCGCTTCACCGAGAGCACGCCGTACAACCCGTCGTCGCCGTACTCGTCGACCAAGGCGGGGAGCGATCTGCTCGTGCGCGCCTGGGTGCGCTCGTTCGGCGTGCAGGCGACCATCTCGAACTGCTCCAACAACTACGGTCCGTACCAGCACGTCGAGAAGTTCATCCCCCGGCAGATCACGAACGTCATCCGCGGCATCCGACCGAAGCTCTACGGGGCGGGCCTCAACGTGCGCGACTGGATCCACGCGGACGACCACTCGTCCGCCGTGCTGACGATCCTCGAGAAGGGCGTGATCGGAGAGACCTATCTCATCGGCGCCGACGGCGAGAAGGACAACAGGTCGGTCGTCGAGCTGATCCTCACGCAGATGGGCCTGCCCGCCGACGCGTACGACCATGTGACCGACCGCGCAGGACACGACCTCCGCTACGCGATCGACTCCACCAAGCTGCGCACCGAGCTCGGCTGGCAGCCCCAGTACTCCGACTTCGAGTCGGGACTCGCATCGACGATCGACTGGTACCGCGCGAACGAGGACTGGTGGGCGCCCTCGAAGGACGCCACCGAGTCGTTCTACGCGGCCAAGGGACAGTGA
- a CDS encoding aldehyde dehydrogenase family protein, whose amino-acid sequence MTSATTPAAKTATPDLSEGERERLDAAIAELHVGSRTWSALTLAQRVTLLHGVRTSVAAAAEDWANTAAASKGLDGRHPLRGEEWLSGPYSVLGAIDAYIETLSRLANGTNPLDGVRIDRAPGGRTRVHAFPLTGIDRFLLSGYTGEVWLEPGITPNAARAAAGLAQRTPSETGGVGLVLGAGNITSIPVLDVLYELLAHNRTALLKVNPTQDALVPVYKRAFAPLIALGLLRIVRGGPAVGAYLTGHPDLAHVHITGSAATFDAIVWGTGSAATRRRRENRPTLKKPITAELGGVSPIIIVPGDWTAADLTYQAEHVATMRLQNSGHNCIAGQVVIMSSDWAQADDFRAALRRAYANAPERPIWYPGSPSRMDLATDAYPDALVLGDRLLIEIEEGDDAAALQHTEYFAPVLGVVSLTGTGQEFLDSAVAYANEQLQGTLGANLLIAPATEKMLGAGFDRAIAALRYGSIAINGWTAFGFITPTLTWGAFPGSTIDDVGSGIGVVHNALLLDGVERSVIRGPFRPFPRSLPIANGGGRLTILPKPPWFVSARTGAEVSEGLTRFRANGGTVGLLKTLTKALRA is encoded by the coding sequence ATGACTTCTGCGACCACCCCCGCCGCCAAGACCGCGACACCCGACCTGTCGGAGGGGGAGCGCGAACGCCTCGACGCCGCGATCGCCGAGCTCCACGTCGGGAGCCGCACCTGGTCGGCGCTGACTCTCGCGCAGCGCGTCACCCTGCTGCACGGGGTGCGCACGAGCGTCGCGGCGGCAGCCGAGGACTGGGCGAACACCGCCGCCGCGTCGAAGGGCCTCGACGGGCGGCATCCGCTGCGCGGCGAGGAATGGCTCAGCGGGCCGTACAGCGTGCTCGGAGCCATCGACGCCTACATCGAGACCCTCTCGCGGCTCGCGAACGGCACCAATCCGCTCGACGGCGTCAGGATCGACCGGGCGCCCGGCGGACGCACCCGCGTGCATGCCTTCCCACTGACCGGCATCGACCGGTTCCTGCTCTCGGGCTACACGGGTGAGGTCTGGCTCGAGCCGGGCATCACGCCGAACGCCGCACGGGCGGCGGCCGGCCTGGCTCAGCGTACGCCGTCGGAGACCGGGGGCGTGGGCCTCGTGCTCGGCGCGGGCAACATCACCTCGATCCCGGTGCTCGACGTGCTCTACGAGCTCCTCGCCCACAATCGCACGGCTCTCCTCAAGGTCAACCCGACGCAGGATGCCCTCGTGCCGGTGTACAAGCGCGCCTTCGCGCCGCTCATCGCCCTCGGACTGCTCCGGATCGTGCGCGGCGGGCCCGCCGTGGGCGCATATCTGACCGGCCACCCCGACCTCGCGCACGTGCACATCACGGGTTCGGCTGCGACGTTCGACGCGATCGTCTGGGGCACGGGGTCAGCCGCCACACGTCGCCGCCGCGAGAACCGCCCGACACTGAAGAAGCCCATCACCGCCGAGCTCGGCGGGGTGTCGCCGATCATCATCGTGCCCGGCGACTGGACGGCCGCCGACCTGACCTACCAGGCCGAGCATGTCGCGACCATGCGTCTGCAGAACAGCGGCCACAACTGCATCGCCGGCCAGGTCGTCATCATGTCGTCCGACTGGGCGCAGGCCGACGACTTCCGTGCAGCCCTGCGCCGCGCGTACGCGAACGCCCCCGAGCGACCGATCTGGTACCCCGGCTCACCGTCGCGGATGGACCTCGCGACCGACGCCTACCCCGACGCCCTCGTACTCGGCGATCGACTGCTGATCGAGATCGAGGAGGGCGACGATGCGGCCGCGCTGCAGCACACCGAGTACTTCGCGCCCGTGCTGGGCGTCGTCTCGCTCACCGGCACCGGACAGGAGTTCCTCGACTCGGCGGTGGCCTACGCGAACGAGCAGCTGCAGGGCACGCTCGGGGCCAACCTGCTGATCGCCCCGGCGACCGAGAAGATGCTCGGCGCGGGGTTCGACCGGGCGATCGCGGCCCTGCGCTACGGCTCGATCGCGATCAACGGATGGACCGCCTTCGGCTTCATCACGCCGACCCTCACCTGGGGAGCATTCCCGGGCAGCACGATCGACGACGTCGGCAGCGGCATCGGAGTCGTGCACAACGCCCTCCTGCTCGACGGTGTCGAACGTTCGGTGATCCGCGGCCCCTTCCGGCCGTTCCCCCGTTCGCTGCCGATCGCCAACGGAGGCGGGCGCCTCACGATCCTCCCGAAGCCGCCGTGGTTCGTGTCCGCACGCACCGGGGCCGAGGTGAGCGAGGGCCTGACCCGATTCCGCGCGAACGGCGGGACCGTCGGGCTGCTGAAGACGCTCACGAAGGCACTGCGGGCCTGA
- the rfbA gene encoding glucose-1-phosphate thymidylyltransferase RfbA, translated as MKGIILAGGSGTRLHPITLGVSKQLIPVYDKPMVYYPLSTLMLAGIRDILVITTPHDAAHFERLLGDGSQFGITLTFAQQESPDGLAQAFTIGADFIGDDSVALVLGDNLLYGPGLGTQLKRFADIDGGAVFAYWVAEPEAYGVVSFDADGQAVSLEEKPKNPQSNYAVPGLYFYDNDVIEIARNLAPSPRGEYEITDVNREYLERKKLQVEVLPRGTAWLDTGTFDQMTDAADYVRTMERRTGMKIGVPEEVAWRQGFLTDDELRSRAEALVKSGYGSYLLALLERGRA; from the coding sequence ATGAAGGGCATCATTCTGGCGGGGGGCTCGGGCACCCGCCTGCATCCGATCACGCTCGGAGTCTCGAAGCAGCTCATCCCGGTGTACGACAAGCCGATGGTGTACTACCCGCTGTCCACCCTCATGCTGGCCGGCATCCGCGACATCCTCGTCATCACGACGCCGCACGACGCCGCGCACTTCGAGCGCCTGCTCGGTGACGGCTCGCAGTTCGGCATCACCCTCACCTTCGCGCAGCAGGAGTCGCCCGACGGGCTCGCCCAGGCCTTCACGATCGGCGCGGACTTCATCGGCGACGACAGCGTCGCCCTCGTGCTCGGAGACAACCTCCTCTACGGTCCGGGCCTCGGCACGCAGCTCAAGCGCTTCGCCGACATCGACGGCGGGGCCGTCTTCGCCTACTGGGTCGCCGAGCCCGAGGCCTATGGCGTGGTGTCCTTCGACGCGGACGGCCAGGCCGTGTCGCTCGAGGAGAAGCCGAAGAACCCGCAGAGCAACTACGCCGTTCCTGGCCTCTACTTCTACGACAACGACGTGATCGAGATCGCTCGCAACCTCGCTCCCAGCCCGCGTGGCGAGTACGAGATCACCGACGTGAACCGCGAGTACCTGGAGCGCAAGAAGCTGCAGGTCGAGGTGCTCCCCCGCGGAACCGCCTGGCTCGACACCGGGACGTTCGACCAGATGACGGATGCCGCCGACTACGTGCGCACGATGGAGCGCCGCACCGGCATGAAGATCGGAGTGCCGGAAGAGGTGGCGTGGCGTCAGGGGTTCCTGACCGACGACGAACTGCGCTCCCGCGCGGAAGCGCTCGTGAAATCCGGCTACGGCTCGTATCTGCTCGCACTGCTCGAAAGGGGCCGCGCATGA